The DNA region ACCTGCTGGCCATGCTGGCGGTGGGCTTGTGGTCGGGTTTCGTGCTGCCCAACCGGTTCTGGATGGGCGCAGCCACCTTCATGGGGGCGATGGCCCTGGGGGCCGGGCTGTCCTGGGCCGGTATCGCCTATCCGGCGGTCGAGACGGTGATCCTCGCCTCGGTCATCGTGTTCGGCCTTCTGGTGCTGCTGTCACGCCCCGGCCAGCCGCAATGGCAGACCGCGGCCTCGCTGGGGGCCATCGCGCTGTTCGCCTCGGCCCATGGCCATGCCCATGCCACCGAGGCGACAGGGACCATCGCCGCCTACCTCTCCGGCTTCCTGATCTCGACCCTGGCGCTGCACCTGGCCGGCATCGGCATCGCCCGCAGTATCGCCAACCGCACCGCAGCCCGTGTCCTGCAGGGCGGCATGGGCCTGGGCATCGCGGCGAGCGGGCTTTACCTGCTGATGGCGGGCTGAGCGGTATCCTGCACCATCATACTCGCCGCCGACACCCGGGGGCCATGGGCCGGGCGGGTGAGGATGCCACCCGCCTTCAGCGGTACCCGTATCGTGATGTAGCCTTTGCGCAGGCAACGGGCAGGGAACCGCTGACGGCCACCCCTGCCGCCCGGCGGACCCGGCCTGAGCCGTCAGCCCGGCATCGGGCGATAGGTGCCGTGCCAGTACATGAGCGCCCCGGCCTCTGGCGCGGTGCGGATGGCGCGCACCCGGCCGATGAGGATGCAATGCGTGGCGCGCTCGATCATCTCGTCCACGGTGCAGTCAAAGGCCGCCGGCGCGCCTTTCAGAAGCCGCGCGCCGGTCACGGCAGTCTCCCATTCGGCGCCCTCATAGCGCGCCGCGCCCTTCACCCCGGCAAAGCCCGAAAATCGCTCGGCCACCGCCTGATGTGCGGCGCCTAGCGAGGACAGGCCGAAGCAACCGAACTCCGACAGCAACGGCAGGCTGGACGAAGACCGGTTCACGCAGGCCAGAAGCAGGGGCGGTTCGGCCGAAAGCGAGATGGCCGATGTCACCACGAGGCCCGAGGCGCGGTCGCCCGCGCCCGCGGTGATCAGGCTGCAATTGCCTACCATCGCCCGCATCGCATGGCGAAAATCGCCGGGCGTCGGGTCGTCGGTGAATGCTGTCTGCGCCGTCATGATGCCCATCTTCGTGCCACCCGGTCTTACTCCGCCGGTTGGCCCCGCGACG from Neotabrizicola shimadae includes:
- a CDS encoding HupE/UreJ family protein, with product MKKLAVTAVVALAAGPALAHTGQGDAHGFLHGVLHPLTGPDHLLAMLAVGLWSGFVLPNRFWMGAATFMGAMALGAGLSWAGIAYPAVETVILASVIVFGLLVLLSRPGQPQWQTAASLGAIALFASAHGHAHATEATGTIAAYLSGFLISTLALHLAGIGIARSIANRTAARVLQGGMGLGIAASGLYLLMAG
- a CDS encoding flavin reductase family protein, producing the protein MTAQTAFTDDPTPGDFRHAMRAMVGNCSLITAGAGDRASGLVVTSAISLSAEPPLLLACVNRSSSSLPLLSEFGCFGLSSLGAAHQAVAERFSGFAGVKGAARYEGAEWETAVTGARLLKGAPAAFDCTVDEMIERATHCILIGRVRAIRTAPEAGALMYWHGTYRPMPG